The genomic interval ACATTCAGATCCCTTACGGTTTCGCGACGAAACGTATGGCGAAATAAAAACGCGCAGATTTCTGCGCAATGTGACGCTTTAACCGGTTTATGATCAACAAACTGAAAATCTGCATCCCGGCATTCACAACCCTCGTCCTTCTTCATTCGGCAACGGCACAGAAGTCGCCCGACTCCTCCCGGGAAAAACTACTGCAATGGATTGAAATTAAAAAAATCATCAGCGCTGAATCCGCAGCCTGGAAAGCCGAAAAACAGCAGCTCAACGATTTAAATACCATCCGGCGGAAAGAGATCGAACAACTCGACGAAATACTCGTCCGCTCCGAAACCCGGCGTACGGAAAACCGCGCACTGCTCGAAAAAAAACAGGCCGAAGCAGAAAGCGCGGAAACCCGGCGCAGCCAGCTGGCTCTCAGAATTGCAGAACTCGAAAAACAGATTCTTCCCCTCACCCGGAAGCTGCCCGCTCCGCTCTTCCGCAAACTGGAACCCGAAATAGCCGCACTTGAACAATCCGGCCGGCCGCTGCAGGAACGCTATCGAGATCTGACCGCTATGCTGATCGAAATCGGGGACTTCAATGCCTCAATCACCCTCGATACCGAAATCCGGGAAACCGCACATGGGAAAACCGAAGTAGACATCCTTTACCTCGGTCTCGCACATGCCTGGTATGTCAACCGCACCGGCACCAGCGCCGGTTACGGTATCCCGACATCCTCCGGCTGGAAGTGGAGCGAAGATCCGTCCATGGCGGCACAGATCCGATCGGCCATCGCCATCGTCGGGAAACAGGCTCCCCCGCCTTCACCGCTCTCACACTTCATCCGGAGGGCACAAAATGATCCCCCCTTTTTTCTGCCACAGCGCTACCGCGAAAAAAAATACAACCCGCCGCACTCCTGTGTCCGCCGGGAGTCCCATGGTGAAAACCATATCCCTTTCATTTATACTCCCCGCCTTGACATTTGCCTCCAATTCCATCGATCCGGACCTTCAGTCGGAACTGGAAAAACTGTCCACCCTTCGGGAAACCATCGCCGAGGAAAAACCGGAGCTCGCTAAAGAAACCCGTCAAATTGCTTCCGAACTCGCCCTCAAACGCCGGGAAGCTCAGTTCATCGAACTCGACCGCAGTGAATTCCGGCAAAAACTGGATTCATTCACTCAACGGATTTCCGCACTCGAAAATGAGTACAGCTATATCGACAACCTCCTCTTCGACTATCGCAAGCAGTTTGAATCCCAGCTCTCTTCCGCGGCGGCAGAAAACAGGCGCACAGCGCTGCTCGAAGCCGATCAACATCTTGAAGCGCGACTGGATCTGCTGGAACAGGCCATCGCCCACTATGACACCGCCTGCGGAATTACTGCATTCAGCGGAACAGCCATCGATACCGACGGGCATGCATACGACGGTTCCTTCCTGCAGGCCGGTCCGGTGGTCTGGTTTATTTCCAGCGATCAGAAAACCGGCGGCCTGACCTTCGAAAACCGGAATCTGATGGCAGAAATCGTTCCGGGAACCGCCAATCCGGCCGAGCTCAAAAAACTCGCGGCCGGGCAGCCTGCCCGGCCGCGCTTTGACCCTACCCGAGGCGCGGCCATTGCTCTCGATAAAGCCACCGACAACTGGATCGACCACATCCGTAAAGGCGGTTTCTGGGTCTACCCGATTCTGCTCCTGGCTCTGATCTCCACCATTGCAGCTCTGGGAAAATGGCTCCAGCTTTCCCGGATTCGCGAACTTCGTCCTGACGTCATACGCCTCGTGCTTAATGCGTTGAAAGAACAGGACCGCCTCAAGGCTGAAACCGCGCTGGAAAATGTTCGCCACCCGTCCAAAACCCTCCTGCAGCGCGGCATTGAACTGAGCAACCGTCCAGCCGACGACATTGAAGAAGGTATGTATGAAAAATTTCTGGAAGCCGAACCCGCTCTGCAGCGCGGTTTATCCTTTATTGCCATCACCTCCGCCACCGCCCCGCTGCTCGGCCTGCTCGGTACCGTTACCGGTATGATCTATACCTTCCGCCTCATTAACGTCTTCGGCACCGGCGATGCCAAAGCCCTCGCCTCCGGTATTTCCGAAGCCCTTGTCACCACAGAAATGGGACTGGTGGTCGCCATTCCGGCACTGATCATGCATGCCCTGCTTTCCCGACGCGTGCAGGGCATACGCACCTCCATGGAACTCACCACGCTCGCTTTTCTCAACGGAATCAACCACGGAGAACAGACATGATCGGTGAACTATTCCAGGAAATCACCACCCTTTCCAGCCAAGGCGGTTTTGCATTCTATGCCTTGATCGTACTGGCCTTTTCCATTGCCTATACCCTGATCTCCATCTCCCACGCCCTGCTGTTGCCGGATGCCCCCTTTCTATCCCAACGTCAATGGCAATACATACTGTCACGCCGCGACATTCCACCCCAGATGATCCGCCGGCTCTCCAATGAACTCGATGCTGAAAATCCGGATGAACATTTCCACGAACTTGACCATCAGCTTTTCGCCAACCTGGAGCGCCGTTTTCCCTTTGCCTTCGTACTGATCGGCGCCGCACCGCTGATCGGACTGCTCGGAACGGTTTCCGGTATGCTCACCACCTTCAGCGGCATGGGCTCCTCGGATGCCCTGTCGGTCGATGCCGTTTCTTCCGGCGTTTCCGAAGCCCTCATCACCACACAGGCCGGACTCGTCATCGGTGTATCAGCGCTTTTTATCTGCTCCCTGATGCGCTTTCGTTATGAACAGCTTAAATCCGGATTCCTGCGGCTGGAAGCCGCCGTAAAACAACTGCAAGGATGACCATGAGCCGAGGATTTCCACGCTATAAAAAACGGACGTTCCATCATGAAGGGGAAATCAATATTTCTCCGCTCATCGACATTGTGTTCATCCTTCTGATCTTCTTTATCGTTACCACGGTATTCGTCGACGAAACCGGTCTGGAAATTGAAAAACCGCGCGCCGCCACACAACAGGACATTGAGCGCAACAGCATTCTCATCGGCATCGATCCGCAGGGAGCGGTTTATTATAACAGCCGCGAAGTCGGCATCGGCGGCGTCCGTGCCGTGGTGAGACGGCTGCTCCGACAGGAAAGCATGCCCGTCATTATCCAGGCCGACCGCCGGACACCGACCGACCGGACCATTGCCGTGCTCGACGAAGCGCGCAGTGCCGGTGCTCAACAGGTTTTTGTATCCACACTATCCGACTGAACCATGGCATATTACACCTTTTCCAGCCTCCGGAACCCCGGCCCGTCCAGCCGCCTGGCGGGTATCGGCATGCACAGTGCCGGAGCTCTGGCGCTGACAGCACTGATGCTGCTGTTCCTCGGCTGGATGCGCTGGAAGGAAAACCACCGGATTCCAAAACAGACCTTCCGGACACTGGAAACCCTGAAAGAGCCCATTGCCCCACCTCCTCCTGCCTCTCCGCCGCCGACACAAACCCCGACCGAACCGAAACTGCCCGAACTGCCGCAGCTTGACGTTAACCCGGCGTACACCGCTCCGCCTCTGAAGGCCCGGTTGAAACCCGTCATCAAACCGCCGCTCCTTGAAACCGAATTTAAGCTGGCGGCACAACCTCAGCCGGTCCCGACAATATCCACCCCGGATCCGGGAAATCAGGAGGAGTTTTTTGAATGGAACGAACTCGACCGCCACCCGGTGCCGCTCAATAAACCCCAGGTCCCCTATCCGGCCTCACTGGCGCGGCAGGGCATTTATAAAAGCACCGTTAAACTGATCATTCAGCTCGGGCCGGACGGGCGGCCGAAAATCGAGCAGTTCGTCCGCTGCGATTATCCCGAGCTTGAAAAAATGGCACGGCAATACGCGCAGCGCGCCCGTTTTACTCCTCCGGTAAAAGACGGAAAACCCGTCACGACCCGTTTCACCTGGACCGTCAACCTTTCGAGATAATCATGAAATCAACGTTATACCTTCTTGTTTCTGCTCTGAATGTCATGGCACAGGTACCGATACCGGTTTCCAGCCTATGGAAGTCTGAACCGTTCCGGAATGAATTCACCGCCAGTTACGGCGTTGACGCCGCTGTTGAACCGCGGATTTCCGCGGAGGAAAAACAGGTACTCGATTCAATTGCCGGTAAAATGAGGGATGAAAACCGAAAGGGCGCTATCGCCAAACTCGAGGAAAGTATCTGGCTCGCGAAAAGCGCCGCACTGCAGTTCACTCTGGCCAATCTGCTGGTGGAGGAAAACCGCGCCGCCGACGCAATTCCGTATTTTGAAAAAGCGATCGAACTCTATCCTTCCTTCCGTGATGCCCACCGTAACCTTGCCCTTGCGCTGATACAGGAAAATCAGATCGATGCTGCAATGAAACCGCTGATTCGAGCCATTGAACTGCGCGCATCGGATGGCCTGACCTATGGGCTGCTCGCCTACTGCCACAGTGAATCCGGGCGGTTTTCCTCCGCCCTTCAGGCCTACCGGCAGGCGCAGCTGCTGATGCCCGATGAATGGCAGTGGAAACTCGGCGAAGCTAATGCACTCCTGATGCTGGGCGAATATGCATCAGCGGCGGAGCTGTTCGGTGAACTGCTGGAACAGCAGCCGAAAAACGAACAGCTATGGCTTGCGCAGGCCGATGCCTATCTGGCTGACGGCCGGACCGAACGCGCGATTGCCAACCGCGAGGTTGTGCGGCGCATGGGTAGACTCCCCCCGGACGGCCTATTGGTGCTTGGTCATCTTTATCTCAATATCGATCTGCCCGACAGCGCGATCGATTGCTATATATCCGCTCTATCCGGCATTGAACTCCCGGACGCTCTGGAAGCCCTTGACCGCCTGATCACATCCAGACATTGGAAACAGGCCGAAATCCTGCTTTCGGAAATTTCAACCGAAGACCCCGCCGTCAAACGCGCCGAAGCATTTATTCAGGTTCAGACAGGAGAACTGCTGACCGGCATCCGGATTCTGGAAACCATTGTGGCGGACGACCCGATGGATGCCGAAGCCCTGCTCATGCTGGGGAAAGCCTACCGCCGGACAGATCAACTGGAAAAATCAGCGCTGGTTCTGGAACAGGCCGCCCGCAGTAAAAGCGCCAAACCGGAAGCCCTGCTGCTTCTGGGACAGGTCCTTACCGAGCAGGAACAATATGAACAGGCTATCCTGGTTCTGGAACGCGCTAACCGGCTGCAGCCCAATCCCTCGGTCGCAGAATACATCGCGGCGATCCAAAACCTGCTTCAGCATCCCTGAAGGCCTTGCCTTTGTTTAGATTTCATCTACGCTGTAGTACTGAAGCAAGTCAAGGAGACCTTTCCGATGAGCGAACTGATTCATAACACCGAGCAACGCCGTTAACTTTTAAAACATACTCCATGAGGGTGCGGCTCCTGATCAGGTGAAAAAGAAAGTTTCCGAGCTGCTTGCCACGATTCCCCACGGCGATGTTGTGGCCGTGGAACAGGAACTGATTGCCGAAGGACTGCCGGAAGGGGAAATTCTGAAACTGTGCGATCTGCATCATCCGGCTCGATGTCGCCGAAACCATTCAGGCCGGCGGAGTTCCGCTGGCTGAGGTCCTCGATGCCGCACACTCCCTGAAACCAGGGAATATCCTCGAATTAACGGTTCCATTTTATCCGGCACCGATCATTGAAAAACTCCGCCACGAAGGATTTAAGATCTGGTCACAGCAGCACTCCAACCCGTTCATCACCTACTTTACACACTGACACATTTTCAGCTCACCTAAATTTGATACGCCGTTCAAATTTCGTGGAAACACCGTTTTTACGTGCATCCACGTCGACCCGTGATACCTTCTGCCCCGTTAACTTTAACCAAGGAGCTTATCATGGCCTATGTAATTTCCGACGAATGCACCAGCTGCGGCGCCTGTGCCGCCGGTTGTCCGGTGGAAGCCATCAGCGAAGGTGAAGGCAAATATGTAATCGATGCAGATACCTGCACGGACTGCGGTGCCTGCGAATCCACCTGCCCGATGGAAGCCATTTCCGCCGGTTAGTCTTTATCCAAAGACTGAACATGCAAAACCCCGCCCTCAAGCGGGGTTTTTCTGTATCCGAAGGGCGAAACACAGTCTCAAAACAAGAGCCATCCTTCAATCAATCCTCTGTCAGTTTCAACAGGGCCTGCGCTGTCGGATCGGCGGGATGTTTTTCCAGATACGTTTTAAGGACCTCCGCGGCCTCCTTCATCCTCGCTTCGCGAATAAGCCAATGCGCATAATCGAGCGCTATCGGTGTCCGGTATTCCGGATCCAATGTCATTCCCTGCAGCAACCATTTTTCAGCAAAGGATGATTCCGCGTCCATGGCGTTCCGGGCAGCC from Verrucomicrobia bacterium S94 carries:
- a CDS encoding DUF2249 domain-containing protein — protein: MCIIRLDVAETIQAGGVPLAEVLDAAHSLKPGNILELTVPFYPAPIIEKLRHEGFKIWSQQHSNPFITYFTH
- a CDS encoding MotA/TolQ/ExbB proton channel family protein, whose protein sequence is MIGELFQEITTLSSQGGFAFYALIVLAFSIAYTLISISHALLLPDAPFLSQRQWQYILSRRDIPPQMIRRLSNELDAENPDEHFHELDHQLFANLERRFPFAFVLIGAAPLIGLLGTVSGMLTTFSGMGSSDALSVDAVSSGVSEALITTQAGLVIGVSALFICSLMRFRYEQLKSGFLRLEAAVKQLQG
- a CDS encoding DUF3450 family protein; this encodes MINKLKICIPAFTTLVLLHSATAQKSPDSSREKLLQWIEIKKIISAESAAWKAEKQQLNDLNTIRRKEIEQLDEILVRSETRRTENRALLEKKQAEAESAETRRSQLALRIAELEKQILPLTRKLPAPLFRKLEPEIAALEQSGRPLQERYRDLTAMLIEIGDFNASITLDTEIRETAHGKTEVDILYLGLAHAWYVNRTGTSAGYGIPTSSGWKWSEDPSMAAQIRSAIAIVGKQAPPPSPLSHFIRRAQNDPPFFLPQRYREKKYNPPHSCVRRESHGENHIPFIYTPRLDICLQFHRSGPSVGTGKTVHPSGNHRRGKTGAR
- a CDS encoding tetratricopeptide repeat protein, whose amino-acid sequence is MKSTLYLLVSALNVMAQVPIPVSSLWKSEPFRNEFTASYGVDAAVEPRISAEEKQVLDSIAGKMRDENRKGAIAKLEESIWLAKSAALQFTLANLLVEENRAADAIPYFEKAIELYPSFRDAHRNLALALIQENQIDAAMKPLIRAIELRASDGLTYGLLAYCHSESGRFSSALQAYRQAQLLMPDEWQWKLGEANALLMLGEYASAAELFGELLEQQPKNEQLWLAQADAYLADGRTERAIANREVVRRMGRLPPDGLLVLGHLYLNIDLPDSAIDCYISALSGIELPDALEALDRLITSRHWKQAEILLSEISTEDPAVKRAEAFIQVQTGELLTGIRILETIVADDPMDAEALLMLGKAYRRTDQLEKSALVLEQAARSKSAKPEALLLLGQVLTEQEQYEQAILVLERANRLQPNPSVAEYIAAIQNLLQHP
- a CDS encoding 4Fe-4S dicluster domain-containing protein, whose translation is MAYVISDECTSCGACAAGCPVEAISEGEGKYVIDADTCTDCGACESTCPMEAISAG
- a CDS encoding biopolymer transporter ExbD, which translates into the protein MSRGFPRYKKRTFHHEGEINISPLIDIVFILLIFFIVTTVFVDETGLEIEKPRAATQQDIERNSILIGIDPQGAVYYNSREVGIGGVRAVVRRLLRQESMPVIIQADRRTPTDRTIAVLDEARSAGAQQVFVSTLSD